Proteins co-encoded in one Prunus persica cultivar Lovell chromosome G6, Prunus_persica_NCBIv2, whole genome shotgun sequence genomic window:
- the LOC18773615 gene encoding phytosulfokines 3: MARVKALFFLALLLCSTLVCAARPEPAFSAATSAKTQFEGVETEFDEVVNESCEGAGEEECLMRRTLAAHVDYIYTQKHNP; this comes from the exons ATGGCCCGAGTTAAAGCCCTCTTCTTCCTAGCCCTCCTCCTCTGCTCTACTTTAGTCTGTGCAGCCAGACCAGAACCAGCTTTTTCTGCAGCCACTTCTGCAAAAACCCAATTTGAG GGTGTCGAAACAGAGTTTGATGAGGTGGTGAATGAGAGCTGTGAAGGAGCTGGGGAGGAGGAGTGCTTAATGAGAAGGACTCTGGCAGCTCATGTGGATTACATCTATACACAGAAGCATAATCCTTGa